In the genome of Pempheris klunzingeri isolate RE-2024b chromosome 20, fPemKlu1.hap1, whole genome shotgun sequence, the window TGGAGAGAGTTTGGGGCAAAAAGAGGAAATAGGAAACAAATATAGAAACAGGAGTTCACAAATAAAACTTCTAAATTATAACTGGATGGgagtttttctttgcatttgacAGCCAATAAGCAGCAAAGTCAGGACTGCTACTGTCCTACTTCTAGATGgtacattttaattaacattAGCATCACATATAGCAAAATACTACAACTGCAAATAAACCTGTTTAAACACAGCTAGCTACTAAAAACCACTTTACCTCAATGCTGCTTCAGCGGAAACCGTCGATTAGCTTGTTTTCCCCAAGTTTCTGAATTTTCGCATTTCTTTAtgcagattttaaaaacaacagatgttGATATTCTGGGATGTAACTGAACATATAACAGAGGGTTTGTAGCTAAGAGGCTAAATCCAGCGCCCCCCGGTCTGTCCACGGCTGCGACACCAGCGCACGACCGGATGTTGTGGTGTGACGTAATCAAAGGGCGACCCGCGAAGTGGTCAGTCTGGGCGTGAAGCTGTTTTGGTAAATaagcactcttttttttttaattttttatatcaATTACAACAAGTAACTTTACGTGATGTCTTTGATTTTAATATGTGTGCAGTGTTGGGTAGTAAGTCATGATATTATCACAGTATGGTGAGTGTTGTAGTGAATTATATCGTCATTCATGGGTGTTAATGTCCTCTTCACCACCGTTAGCTTTTGATTATCCAAGGCAGAATCTGCTATATTGGCCAAATACACTCAGTTGCGACTTTATTAGGTACGCCAAGCTAAACTGATGTAGTCTAATGCAACAgaaatcctcccttcatgaaggGTGTTatgatgtttttgttgaaactgttgaTACACCTgcatggtcattttggaggatgtagtttgtagtgctggcaggtgtttctattattttgtacACCCGATTTTTATCAGTATATCAGGGTAGGCTacatctctgcctctgtgcATGCAATACAATAatagcaccacaaactacatcctctaAAAGGACTATACAAGTGAATTTCTACCTCTCCAAAACAGTTTAATCAGAACATTCTAGTATCATGAGGGGAGGGTTATTTCTGCATTAGTGTACGTGTAGTGCACTGACTTCTTTTAAAGCAGGGGATGGACTTCACAGAGTGCTATGGAGACACCGTCTCCAGTGTTGCCGCTGCAGCTCGCTCAGGCTGTAGGAAACGTGTGAGGAGGCTGATACAGAGAGGCTTCAGCGTCGACTGTCGAGACAACCGGGGCTGGAACGCCCTGCACGAGGCTGCAGCCGCTGGCAGTAAGGAGTGTGTGCAGGACATTCTGTCTGCCGCCGGTGGTAAGAAGGGGATCCACCATAAATCAGGGTCACATTTTGCAAGCTGGAACTAGAACATGTTTGGATTCTTCATCCTGTAGAAATGACGTAAACTAGTCATTTTTTACTAATGAAACTGACACTAATATCGACCAACTGTCCAAAGATACAACACAAATCCTCAcgttattttctgtctctgactgCGAGCAGCAGGCTCCCCCCGTGGCTGCCGTGCCTTCGTGAACTCTTTGACACATGAGGGGGAATCTGCATGTCACCTGGCAGCACAGCGTGGACACCTGGCAGTGGTCCGACTCCTCCTGAAAGCCCATACCAACATCAACCAGCTAACAAATGACTTGTCCTGTCCTTTATATGCAGGTATAACACTCATGTATTATCATATTggtgttaatgtgttttctgcacTGCACCCTCTCTCCACAGTATTTATCAGCTGCAAACTGTTCTCTATCAGCCGTAGACGGCGGGCATAAAGAGGTGGTAAAACTACTGGTCAGTAAAGGTGCAGAGGCCAATAGAACACACACTGCGTCCTGCTGGACCTGCCTTCATCAAGCTGTTTATAAGGTAATATTAAaacgtacaaacacacacacagctctttgAGGTGTATCCTAACTTGtaacatacatattttttttttatccccctAGGGTCACAGTGAAATTGTGCACATACTGGTCAGTGTGTGCAACCTGGAGGCACTAGATGACCACAAgatttctcctctctttgtggCTGCACAGTATGGACAGCGGGAATGCCTGGAGATACTTGTTAATGCTGGTAAATAGCTGTTTGCTTTATACTTttatgtgtgcttgtgcattTTAGTAAAGTATACCTTTGTTTGTTGCAACTCAGCTTGGTCCTTTTCTTGTGTACCAGCGACGGTCTTTGCCTCCTCTTTTCACTCCTCTCTTAAACCAGTAATcaggtaaaataaaacatataatttTAGGTGCCAATGTGAACAGCCAGGCAGCTGATCTGGCCACACCACTGCTGATTGCCTCTCAAGAGGGACACGATGCATGTGTGGATTTCCTGTTGGACCACGGGGCAGATCCTAACACAGCCTGCAGTCATGACTGGCCCCAGCTCCCCATTCATGCTGCCGCTGAGTTTGGCCACATCAGGTACCGACTCATAACTTTCATTGATCTGTTGCTGGGCAGTGATCCATAAGCTTTTTAGAGTGTGGCTTTTCATTAAGAAGCAACATCAAGCAATGTCCCTCATTACCTGTTGTATTTCCCAGAGCTCAAGTTGATATATTTTGTTACAAATAACCAATTATAagaattttctgttgatcaactaaCCAGTTAATCTACTTCTACTACTTAAGGAGGGGCTTCATGCAAATATGccaaaagtatttttttccttAACCCTCTGTGATTTTGTCAATCCAGCATCCTGAGGAGGCTGATAGCCGTTACAGATCGTGTGTGTGACCACGGTGTCGGCATGGTGAGTCCACTGTATGTGGCCATCCACAAGCATCAGATCAAGAGTGTGGAGATGCTCCTGAGGGAGGGTTACAGCCCAGATGCCCAGGACTGTACACACATCCTGGGCCTCCGTTCACCACTCTCCTTTGCCTTGTCTCTCACAACCAACAAACCATACAGGTTCGTAAGCAGTCCGATTCTACCTCATAAACTCCAAGAACTTGCACAAAATAAAGATGGCTTGGTCATtgcaaatgattaaaatgtctTTCAGTGAATCTGTGAGGTTGCTGATCGCTGCAGGACCAAGTTTGAGTGAGGAGGACTGGATTTATGCTTTGGCTACTGACAAAATAGACCTGCTGCAACTGATATTTGAGCACAGATGCATCCCTCGGCCAGAGACTTTGACCAGGGGCTGTTCTGTTCCACATCATCATGGGAAAACTGTATTAAAGCTGCAGGAACTAagggagctgctctgtgtggcACTAAACCAAGTACATTTTGCCGCCTGCTGGCTTCCTCTGCTTCTTAAGGCAGGACTGGAGCcgtctttgctgctgcagccccaCATGTGAGTCTCTCTTCTTACTTCATCACTCTTTGGTCCAGTATCAGATGGCTGTACTTGATCAATTTCTTTCTGTCCTCAATGCTTTCTAGGTTGGAACAGGCACACAGTGAGGTGTTGAATTACCTGCTAGAGTTTGTAAACTGGTCGACTCTGTCTGCTCCTTTGAAACATATTCTGGATCGAAGACGGGCAGAAAAGACCT includes:
- the asb3 gene encoding ankyrin repeat and SOCS box protein 3 yields the protein MDFTECYGDTVSSVAAAARSGCRKRVRRLIQRGFSVDCRDNRGWNALHEAAAAGSKECVQDILSAAGAGSPRGCRAFVNSLTHEGESACHLAAQRGHLAVVRLLLKAHTNINQLTNDLSCPLYAAVDGGHKEVVKLLVSKGAEANRTHTASCWTCLHQAVYKGHSEIVHILVSVCNLEALDDHKISPLFVAAQYGQRECLEILVNAGANVNSQAADLATPLLIASQEGHDACVDFLLDHGADPNTACSHDWPQLPIHAAAEFGHISILRRLIAVTDRVCDHGVGMVSPLYVAIHKHQIKSVEMLLREGYSPDAQDCTHILGLRSPLSFALSLTTNKPYSESVRLLIAAGPSLSEEDWIYALATDKIDLLQLIFEHRCIPRPETLTRGCSVPHHHGKTVLKLQELRELLCVALNQVHFAACWLPLLLKAGLEPSLLLQPHMLEQAHSEVLNYLLEFVNWSTLSAPLKHILDRRRAEKTWEPCPHFDSIPCLSHICRLQVRLILGPDVLMRTNVVQQLPVPSSLHSFLQFRDIPEASYTHSLPSPPLNRIQEPGYQHRHVL